Sequence from the Sphingobium indicum B90A genome:
CGAAATGACTGGCCAGAATGTAACGGAATGCACCGGCGGCGCGGTGGCGATCACCGACGAGGGGCTGGCCGACCGCTACCACACCCATTGCGACCCGCGCCTCAACGCCGCGCAGAGCCTGGAACTGGCTTTCCTGCTCGCGGAAATGCTGAACGAGGAGTTGAAGGAGCGGCGGGCGGCGGCCTGAAACCGGGCCGTTCGTCACACGGACGTAACATTGCCGTGATTCAGCCCTTGCTTTGGCGGTGCAGCAAGATAGCCTCCGCGCATGGCAAAGGAACCGGCATTGGCGACCATCGCCGTCTACAGCCTGAAAGGGGGCGTCGGCAAGACGACCTTCGCGATCAACCTCGCCTGGGCGTCCGCCAGCATCTCGAAACGCCGGACGCTGCTGTGGGATCTCGATCCGCAGGCGGCGGCAAGCTGGCTGATCTCCACCGACAGCGAGAGCAGGGACGCCGCGCAGGCGATCTTCAGCAAGGATGTGGAGGTCCGCAAGCTGATCCAGCCCTCCACCGTGCCGGGCCTGGACCTGATCGCCGCCGACACCTCGCTGCGCAGCCTGGACCATCTGTTCCGCGAGATGGACAAGAAGAAGCGCCTCGCCAGGCTGATCGAGAGCCTGGGCAAGGATTATGACCGGATCATCCTGGATTGTCCGCCCGGCCTGACCGAGACCAGCGAGCAGGTGCTGCGCGCCGCGGACATGATCGTGATTCCCGTCATCCCCTCCCCCCTCGCCCAGCGCGCCATGGGGGAGGTCGCCCGCTATCTGGTGCAGCGCGGCGGCAGCCACCCGCCGATCATGCCGGTCTATTCCATGGTCGACCGCCGCCGCGCCCTGCACCGCACCGCGCTGGACGCGCAGCCCGGCTGGCCAGCCATCCCCATGGCCAGCGCCGTCGAGCAGATGGCCGTGCGCCGGAAGCCGCTGGGCGCGTTTGCGGCCTCTTCTCCATCGGCGCAGGCTTTTACCGGGCTTTGGACGACGATCGAACGACAGGTTCAGAAGCGGTAGGTGGCCGCGAGCGGGGCCGGCTGGATCGACCGATTGCCGCCATCGGCGCAGCTTGCTCCTGCGCAGGCGTTCGAATGAGCCCGGTTCAGGCGGTGCGATGATAGGTCGAGCGCAGGAGCACGGCGCGCTTCACCAAGGGTCGAAAGTCGGCCTGGCTATTCGCGTATCTAAGCCCGTGCCCGCGCCTGATGCGCCGGAAACAGCGCCGCCGCGTCGGCCGCCGGCATGGGCCGTCCGAAATAGAAGCCCTGGACCTTGCGGCAGCCCAGGCCCCGGACCATCGCCAGTTCCGCCTCCGTTTCGACGCCTTCCGCCGTGGTCGCCATGCCCAGGCTGTCGGCCAGCGTGACCACCGCGCGGATGATCGCCAGGCTCTCCGCCTTGTTGTTCGACGCGCCCACGACGAAGCTGCGGTCGATCTTGATCGTGTCGAAACGCGTTCGGCTGAGATAGCCGAGCGAGGAATAGCCCGTGCCGAAATCGTCGAGCGACAGCCGAACGCCCAGGCCGCGCAACTGGTCGAGTATCTTGAGCGCCCCGGTATCGGCGTTGACGAACACGCTTTCGGTGACTTCCAGTTCCAGCCGCCGCGCCTCCAGCCCGCTTTGCGCGAGAGCGGATACGACCGCGCCGACGAAGCTCGGATGAGCAAGCTGCTCGGCCGAGACATTGACCGCGATCCGCACGTCCTCCGGCCAGCATGCCGCTTCCTTGCAGGCGGTCCGCAGCACCCATTCCCCGATCGGCCCGATCAGCCGGGCCTCTTCCGCGACCGGAATGAATTTGGCCGGCGAGATCGGCCCCATGTCCGGGTGGGTCCAGCGCACCAGCGCTTCGAACCCGACGACGGCGCCGGCCTGCGCCTCCACCACCGGCTGGAACAGCACGTGCAACTGCTTCTTCTCCAGCGCGTCGCGCAGCGCCAGTTCCAGTTGGCGCCGCTCCTCCGCCTGGGCATGCAGTTGCGGTTCATAGGCGCAATGCACGCCGCCGCCGTCGCCTTTCGCGCGATAGAGGGCAAGGTCGGCGCTCCTTATCAGCGCCTCCGATTCGCGGCCGTCCTGCGGCGACACCGCCGATCCCACCGATGCGCCGACATAGAGCGTATGTTCGTCCACCTGATAGGGGGCGGAAAGGCCGTTGATGATCCTGGCCGCCAGCTTGTCGACGCCGTGGGTCTCGCCCAATTGCGGGATGACGACGGCAAATTCGTCTCCGCCGATGCGCCCGCAAAATTCGGCGCCGGAACAGATGTGCCGCAACCGCCGCGCCACCTGGGTCAGCAGCTTGTCGCCGATCTGGTGCCCCAGCGTGTCGTTCACCGCCTTGAACCGATCGAGGTCGATCATCAGGAAGGCGCAGCCGCCCGCCCGCGCCGCGCCCGCCATCCCGCCGCCCATCGCCTGATCCAGCACGTCGCGCAGATGGGTGCGGTTGGGCAGGCCGGTCAACGGGTCGAACCGCGCAAGCTGGGCGATCCGCTCCGCCGATTCCCGCTGCTCGGTAATATCGGAACCGACGCCGCGAAAGCCGAGAAAGGCGCCGCCCTCATCATAGCGGGGCGATGCCGACAGTTCCCACCAGCGCACTTTTCCATCCAGTTCGACGGGCAGGACGATGTTGCTGAAACTCTCCCGCCGCTTCAGATGATCCGCCAGTTCATGCAGTTCGGTCGGAAACAGTCCGCTTTCCCAGGCGTTTCCAGCCAGCAGTTCGACCAGCAGCACGCCTTCCGCCTCGGCCGGCGCGCGGCCCAGCATTTCCGCCAGGCGCGGCGACACGCCGCTCAACCGCCGCGCAGGATCGGTCTGCCACAGCCAGTCCGACGCGCCATGCTCATATTCGCGCAGCAGCAGGCTGACGACCTCGCTTTTCTCCTCCAGTTGCACGCTGGCGCTGTGCTGCCGGGCGAAGGTCCGCGCATAGAGGAAGCAGCCGACCAGCAGCGACAGCGCATAGCTGGTGGCCAGGGCGAGCAGCGGCGCCTGGTCGCGCGGATCGAACAGGGCGCCAAGCCCGACGATGCAGGGCAGCAGAAAGCCGGTCGCCGCCAGCGGAGTGGGGGCATAGCTGATCGCGCCGCAGACCATGATGCAACTGATCAGCGTCCAATGCGCCACCGACTGCGCTGCGCCATGCCCCGCGGAAAGCGACATCATGCACGCTGCCCAGATGAGGCCGTGGAGCAGGCCGGTAAAGCCATGGACGCGAAGATCGGCGGCGCTGACCGCCGCGCCGTTCCGCCTGCGGCGCAAGATGCCGCCGACGGCCATGGAGAGAAGCAGCGCGGCGCTCCACAGCATCAGTCCCGGCGCAGAGCCGTGGTGACCGAAGACCTGCCAGAGGAACAGCAGGCCAAAGAGGTTCATCGCCTGCCGCAGCAGCGCGACATGATCGGCCGAGCGCAATTGGGCGGCCAGCACCCGTTCGGCCGCGTCGCCCGGCACGACGGCAAGGCCCATCATCGCCGGAAGCGATATTCGCTCCCGAGAAGCCGGTTCAGAAGATGGCCCGTGCCCGCGTTTCACCCGCCCGGATTAACAGGAAGCGGTTATCAATCCGTAACGGCGGAATGAAAGCAGGTAAAAAAGCGCGGCGCCGGGGAGGGCAATGCGCGACGACGGGGTTCAGGCGGCGATGTCGTAGGGACGGATTTCGCCGGTCAGATAGAGGTTGCGCGCCTTCGACCGGCTCAATTTGCCCGAACTGGTGCGCGGCAGGGTGCGCGGCGGCACCAGTTCGACGACGCAGTTCATGCCGGTGATCGCCCGCACCCTCTCCCGGATCTGGTCGCGCAGCCGCGTGCGCTCGTCATTGTCGGAGGTGCGGCAATGCACCAGCACGGCGGGCGCTTCCTCGCCGCCCGGCGTGGTGATGGCGAAGGCGGCGATGTCGCCCTGCTTGAAGCCGGGCAACTGCTCCACCGCCCATTCGATGTCCTGCGGCCAGTGATTCTTACCGTTGATGATGATCATGTCCTTGGCGCGGCCGACGATGTAGAGATAGCCGTCGCTGAGATAGCCCATGTCGCCCGTGTCCAGCCAGCCGTCGACCATGCAGGCGTCGGTCGCCTCCTGATCGCGGAAATAGCCGACCATCAGCGACGGTCCGGTGGTCCACACCTTGCCGATCTGGCGCTCGTTCAGCTTCGCGCCGTCCTCGTCGCGGATTTCCACGATCATGTCCCGCGCGGGCTTGCCGCAGTTGACGATGGAGCGAAAACGCTGCGGGCGGCCCTCGGTCGCGTCGCCGCCGGACAGGTCGGTTTCCTCGACCAGCTCGACGATGATGCCCTCGCCCGGCGGCATGATGGTGACGGCCAGCGTCGCCTCCGCCAGGCCATAGCTCGGCAGGAACGCCTTGGGGCTGAAGCCCGCATCGCCAAAGGCGTCGACGAAGCTCTGCATCACATCGGGGCGGATCATGTCCGCGCCATTGCCCGCCAGTCTCCACCGGGACAGGTCGAAACGGTCCTGCGCCTTGGTCTGGCTCGACATGCGCCGCGCGCAGATGTCATAGCCGAAGGTCGGGGAATAGCTGATCGAGGTGCCCTCGTTCCGGCTGATCAGGTCCAGCCACGCCAGCGGACGGCGGGCAAAATCCTCGGTCTTCATGTAATCGGTCGACACCTGGTTGGCGACGACCGACAGGAAGCAGCCGACCAGGCCCATGTCATGATACCAGGGCAGCCAGCTTATGCAGCGGTCGCTGTCCTGCACCTTCATGCCATGGCTGTGCGCGGCCAGGTTGCTGAGCAGCGCATGATGCGTCACCGCGACGCCATGGGGGAAGCGGGTCGAACCGCTCGAATATTGCAGATAGGCGATTTCGTGCGGCTGCGCCTGCGGCAGGTCGCAGGGCACGGCCTCCCGCGCGATGAAATCCTCGAAGGCGATGCTCTCGACCGCTTTCTGGCGGCCGGATTCCCCCGCCATCTCCTCCAATTCCCTGGGGAAGAGGAACAGCATCGGGTCGCAGCTCGACAACTGGACGTTCAACTGGTCGATATAGCTTTCCTTGCCGCCGAAGCTGGTCGGCAGCGGCAGCGGCACCGGCCAGCCGCCCGCATAGACGATGCCGAAGAACAATTGCGCGAAATCGGCCCCCGTTTCCGCCACCAGCGCCACGCGGTCTTCGGGCTTGACCCCATGGGCGATCAGCCGGTGCGCGCAGGCGATGGCGTCGGCGCGCAATTCCGAAAAGGGATAGGCGCGCGCCAGATTTCCCCGCGCATCGTGGAAGTTGAGGCCGCGCCGTCCGGTCGCGGCATAGTCCAGCGCTTCGCCCAGCGTCTCGAAATCCGAGAAACGGCGGGGCAGATCGTCGGTGGTCGGCGTCGGTGCCATCATGCTTTGCGAACCCATATTGGCGTTACCAATGTCATATTTGTCCTATTCCGGCGCGCCGCTAACAGCTTTCAAGCTGCATTGCACCGGATAGTTGCATTCCAGCCTGAGCTTTTAACCCGGAAGGGGCGGTAAAATTCCGGCCCGACTGTGGCATAATCAAGGCGCTTGCCGCATGAAGCATTGCCATGGCCGATAAACGCCTTCCTCCCCCGCTCGACGAAGAGGCGCTGCGCGAACTGGCGCTGCGCTATGTCGGCCGTTTCGCCACCAGCCGCGCCAAATTGCTCGCTTATCTGAACCGCAAGGTGAAGGAACGCGGCTGGGGCGGCGAAGGCCCAGCCGATCCGCAGGCGCTGGTCGATCGTCTGAGCGAACTGCGCTATGTCGACGATGCCGGCTATGCGGTGATGAAAAGCGGCGCGCTCAGCCGCC
This genomic interval carries:
- a CDS encoding putative bifunctional diguanylate cyclase/phosphodiesterase gives rise to the protein MMGLAVVPGDAAERVLAAQLRSADHVALLRQAMNLFGLLFLWQVFGHHGSAPGLMLWSAALLLSMAVGGILRRRRNGAAVSAADLRVHGFTGLLHGLIWAACMMSLSAGHGAAQSVAHWTLISCIMVCGAISYAPTPLAATGFLLPCIVGLGALFDPRDQAPLLALATSYALSLLVGCFLYARTFARQHSASVQLEEKSEVVSLLLREYEHGASDWLWQTDPARRLSGVSPRLAEMLGRAPAEAEGVLLVELLAGNAWESGLFPTELHELADHLKRRESFSNIVLPVELDGKVRWWELSASPRYDEGGAFLGFRGVGSDITEQRESAERIAQLARFDPLTGLPNRTHLRDVLDQAMGGGMAGAARAGGCAFLMIDLDRFKAVNDTLGHQIGDKLLTQVARRLRHICSGAEFCGRIGGDEFAVVIPQLGETHGVDKLAARIINGLSAPYQVDEHTLYVGASVGSAVSPQDGRESEALIRSADLALYRAKGDGGGVHCAYEPQLHAQAEERRQLELALRDALEKKQLHVLFQPVVEAQAGAVVGFEALVRWTHPDMGPISPAKFIPVAEEARLIGPIGEWVLRTACKEAACWPEDVRIAVNVSAEQLAHPSFVGAVVSALAQSGLEARRLELEVTESVFVNADTGALKILDQLRGLGVRLSLDDFGTGYSSLGYLSRTRFDTIKIDRSFVVGASNNKAESLAIIRAVVTLADSLGMATTAEGVETEAELAMVRGLGCRKVQGFYFGRPMPAADAAALFPAHQARARA
- a CDS encoding ParA family protein; the protein is MAKEPALATIAVYSLKGGVGKTTFAINLAWASASISKRRTLLWDLDPQAAASWLISTDSESRDAAQAIFSKDVEVRKLIQPSTVPGLDLIAADTSLRSLDHLFREMDKKKRLARLIESLGKDYDRIILDCPPGLTETSEQVLRAADMIVIPVIPSPLAQRAMGEVARYLVQRGGSHPPIMPVYSMVDRRRALHRTALDAQPGWPAIPMASAVEQMAVRRKPLGAFAASSPSAQAFTGLWTTIERQVQKR
- a CDS encoding fatty acyl-AMP ligase, producing MMAPTPTTDDLPRRFSDFETLGEALDYAATGRRGLNFHDARGNLARAYPFSELRADAIACAHRLIAHGVKPEDRVALVAETGADFAQLFFGIVYAGGWPVPLPLPTSFGGKESYIDQLNVQLSSCDPMLFLFPRELEEMAGESGRQKAVESIAFEDFIAREAVPCDLPQAQPHEIAYLQYSSGSTRFPHGVAVTHHALLSNLAAHSHGMKVQDSDRCISWLPWYHDMGLVGCFLSVVANQVSTDYMKTEDFARRPLAWLDLISRNEGTSISYSPTFGYDICARRMSSQTKAQDRFDLSRWRLAGNGADMIRPDVMQSFVDAFGDAGFSPKAFLPSYGLAEATLAVTIMPPGEGIIVELVEETDLSGGDATEGRPQRFRSIVNCGKPARDMIVEIRDEDGAKLNERQIGKVWTTGPSLMVGYFRDQEATDACMVDGWLDTGDMGYLSDGYLYIVGRAKDMIIINGKNHWPQDIEWAVEQLPGFKQGDIAAFAITTPGGEEAPAVLVHCRTSDNDERTRLRDQIRERVRAITGMNCVVELVPPRTLPRTSSGKLSRSKARNLYLTGEIRPYDIAA